One segment of Synechococcus sp. A15-24 DNA contains the following:
- the lysA gene encoding diaminopimelate decarboxylase, with amino-acid sequence MTQAIASQKPYEAERDTTSPNRNLAPVTTCLDERDRLMVGGCLLSDLAQRYGTPLYVLDEDTVRGTCRAYRDALKQHYPGPSLPIYASKANSSLLMSSIAASEGLGLDAVSAGELLTAFQGGMPGERMVLHGNNKNDEELLLAYNNNVTIVVDNQHDLERLAELVPAGGAPARLMLRFTPGIECHTHEYIQTGHLDSKFGFDPDLLESVLRQLVGKPWAKLTGLHAHIGSQIFELEPHRDLAAVMADALKLARSLGHPVKDLNVGGGLGIRYVASDDPPTIEQWVKVVADAVTAACRDRQLELPRLLCEPGRSLVATAGVTLYAVGSRKTIPGVRTYVAIDGGMSDNPRPITYQSLYTCCLADRPLAPAEETVNLVGKHCESGDVLLKDLPLPTTRSGDIVAVFATGAYNSSMSSNYNRIPRPAAVVVQSGSSELVQKREQPDDLLRYDVLPERFRALP; translated from the coding sequence GTGACCCAAGCCATCGCCAGCCAGAAGCCCTACGAAGCAGAGCGGGACACGACCAGTCCCAACCGCAACCTGGCGCCAGTCACCACCTGTCTGGACGAGCGTGATCGGCTGATGGTGGGGGGTTGCCTGCTCAGCGACCTTGCCCAGCGCTACGGCACACCTCTTTACGTGCTGGATGAGGACACGGTGCGCGGCACCTGTCGTGCCTACAGGGACGCTCTGAAACAGCATTACCCCGGGCCCTCCCTGCCCATCTACGCCTCCAAAGCCAACAGCTCACTGCTGATGAGCAGCATCGCCGCCTCCGAAGGTCTCGGCCTCGATGCGGTCTCCGCCGGTGAATTGCTGACGGCTTTCCAGGGGGGGATGCCCGGCGAGCGGATGGTGCTGCACGGCAACAACAAGAACGACGAGGAGCTCCTGCTCGCCTACAACAACAACGTCACGATCGTCGTTGACAATCAGCACGATCTGGAACGCCTGGCGGAACTGGTGCCTGCCGGCGGTGCACCGGCCCGGCTGATGCTGCGCTTCACCCCCGGCATCGAGTGCCACACCCACGAGTACATCCAAACCGGCCACCTGGACAGCAAGTTCGGCTTCGACCCCGACCTGCTGGAGTCGGTGCTGCGGCAGCTGGTGGGCAAGCCCTGGGCGAAGCTCACCGGACTTCATGCCCACATCGGCTCCCAGATCTTTGAACTGGAGCCGCATCGGGACCTGGCAGCGGTGATGGCCGATGCCCTCAAGCTGGCCCGCAGCCTGGGGCATCCCGTGAAGGACCTCAATGTTGGAGGCGGCCTCGGGATCCGTTACGTGGCCTCGGATGATCCGCCAACCATCGAGCAATGGGTGAAGGTGGTGGCCGATGCCGTCACGGCCGCCTGCCGGGATCGTCAACTGGAGTTACCACGGTTGCTATGCGAGCCGGGCCGTTCCCTGGTGGCCACCGCCGGAGTGACGCTGTATGCCGTGGGTTCCCGCAAGACCATTCCTGGTGTGCGCACCTACGTCGCCATCGACGGCGGCATGAGCGACAACCCCAGACCGATCACCTATCAGTCGCTTTACACCTGCTGCCTGGCCGACCGACCGCTGGCCCCTGCGGAAGAGACCGTGAACCTGGTGGGCAAACACTGCGAATCCGGTGATGTTCTGCTGAAGGATTTACCGCTCCCCACCACCCGCAGCGGAGACATCGTCGCCGTGTTCGCAACCGGTGCCTACAACTCATCGATGAGCTCCAACTACAACCGAATTCCACGGCCCGCTGCCGTGGTGGTGCAGAGCGGCTCTTCGGAGCTTGTTCAGAAGCGCGAGCAGCCGGATGATTTGCTGCGCTACGACGTGCTGCCAGAGCGGTTCCGGGCGTTACCTTGA
- the rimI gene encoding ribosomal protein S18-alanine N-acetyltransferase — MTVIDLDPRWLAACLVLDERALKGFWSAQQWRSELEDPLRLCLGLARDEEGLSGVACGWLVVDELHITVLAVDPDERQRGHGRRLLTALLQRARQDGAAHATLEVRSDNIAALSLYHRVGFKTAGRRERYYRDGSDALIQWRRLSTEE, encoded by the coding sequence GTGACTGTGATCGATCTCGATCCCCGCTGGTTGGCGGCGTGTCTCGTTCTGGACGAACGGGCGTTGAAGGGGTTCTGGAGTGCTCAGCAGTGGCGTTCCGAACTGGAGGATCCCCTTCGCCTCTGCCTTGGGTTGGCGCGGGACGAGGAAGGCTTGTCCGGAGTGGCCTGCGGCTGGTTGGTCGTGGATGAGCTGCACATCACGGTGTTGGCGGTGGATCCCGACGAGCGCCAACGGGGCCATGGCCGTCGTCTTCTCACGGCGCTGTTGCAACGGGCACGCCAGGACGGTGCCGCTCACGCCACCCTCGAGGTTCGCAGCGACAACATCGCCGCACTCTCTCTGTATCACCGCGTTGGTTTCAAAACCGCCGGTCGTCGGGAGAGGTACTACCGAGACGGTTCCGATGCCCTGATCCAGTGGCGCCGGTTGTCCACCGAGGAGTAG
- a CDS encoding ATP-dependent Clp protease ATP-binding subunit yields the protein MFERFTEKAIKVIMLAQEEARRLGHNFVGTEQILLGLIGEGTGVAAKVLKSMGVNLKDARVEVEKIIGRGSGFVAVEIPFTPRAKRVLELSLEEARQLGHNYIGTEHLLLGLIREGEGVAARVLENLGVDLAKVRTQVIRMLGETAEVSGGGGGGGAKGSTKTPTLDEFGSNLTQMANEAKLDPVVGRHNEIERVIQILGRRTKNNPVLIGEPGVGKTAIAEGLAQRIQQGEIPDILEDKRVLTLDIGLLVAGTKYRGEFEERLKKIMEEIKSAGNVILVIDEVHTLIGAGAAEGAIDAANILKPALARGELQCIGATTLDEYRKHIERDAALERRFQPVNVGEPSIDDTIEILRGLRERYEQHHRLKITDDALVAAATLGDRYISDRFLPDKAIDLIDEAGSRVRLLNSKLPPEAKEVDKELRGVQKQKEDAVRDQDFTKAGELREKEVELRDQIRSLLQANRTDATTDTEASAETNDAPAAESAESSPMVNEEDIAQIVASWTGVPVQKLTESESVKLLNMEETLHQRLIGQDEAVKAVSKAIRRARVGLKNPNRPIASFIFSGPTGVGKTELTKALATYFFGSEEAMIRLDMSEFMERHTVSKLIGSPPGYVGFNEGGQLTEAVRRRPYTVVLFDEIEKAHPDVFNLLLQLLEDGRLTDSKGRTVDFKNTLVIMTSNIGSKVIEKGGGGLGFEFSGESAEESQYTRIRSLVNEELKQYFRPEFLNRLDEIIVFRQLSRDEVKEIAEIMLKEVFGRMGEKGITLTVSDAFKERLVEEGYNPAYGARPLRRAVMRLLEDSLAEEVLSGRIKDGDHAEVDVDDDKKVVVRHKGLAKSSPQLAGAAV from the coding sequence ATGTTCGAACGCTTTACCGAGAAGGCCATCAAGGTGATCATGCTGGCCCAGGAAGAGGCTCGGCGACTTGGTCACAACTTTGTGGGCACCGAGCAGATCCTTCTGGGTCTGATCGGAGAGGGCACGGGTGTTGCCGCCAAGGTTCTGAAATCAATGGGTGTCAACCTCAAGGATGCCCGGGTTGAAGTGGAGAAGATCATCGGCCGGGGGTCTGGCTTTGTGGCCGTTGAGATCCCCTTCACGCCAAGGGCGAAGCGGGTGCTCGAGCTCTCCCTGGAAGAAGCCAGACAGTTGGGGCACAACTACATCGGTACCGAGCATCTGCTGCTCGGCTTGATCCGGGAAGGTGAAGGCGTTGCGGCCCGTGTGCTCGAGAATCTGGGTGTTGATCTGGCCAAGGTCAGAACCCAGGTCATTCGCATGTTGGGTGAAACCGCCGAAGTGTCCGGCGGTGGCGGTGGTGGTGGAGCAAAAGGTTCCACCAAAACGCCAACCCTGGATGAATTCGGCAGCAACCTCACCCAGATGGCCAACGAGGCCAAGCTCGACCCCGTGGTGGGTCGCCACAATGAAATTGAACGGGTCATTCAGATCCTGGGTCGCCGCACCAAGAACAATCCGGTGTTGATCGGCGAGCCGGGTGTGGGCAAGACGGCCATCGCCGAAGGTCTTGCTCAGCGCATCCAGCAGGGTGAAATTCCGGACATCCTGGAAGACAAGCGCGTCCTCACCCTTGACATTGGTCTGCTCGTCGCGGGGACCAAATACCGCGGTGAGTTTGAGGAGCGCCTCAAGAAAATCATGGAAGAGATCAAGTCGGCCGGGAACGTGATCCTGGTGATCGACGAGGTCCACACCTTGATTGGTGCCGGTGCCGCTGAAGGCGCCATCGATGCGGCCAACATTCTCAAGCCGGCTCTTGCCAGGGGTGAGCTGCAGTGCATCGGTGCCACAACCCTGGATGAGTACCGCAAGCACATCGAGCGGGATGCTGCGCTGGAACGGCGCTTCCAGCCCGTCAACGTCGGTGAGCCCTCCATCGATGACACCATCGAAATCCTGCGGGGCCTGCGCGAGCGCTACGAGCAGCACCACCGCCTCAAGATCACCGACGATGCTTTGGTTGCTGCGGCAACCCTCGGTGATCGCTATATCTCAGACCGCTTCCTCCCCGATAAGGCGATCGACCTGATCGATGAGGCCGGTTCACGGGTTCGGCTGCTCAATTCCAAGCTTCCACCCGAGGCCAAGGAAGTTGACAAGGAGTTGCGCGGCGTCCAGAAACAGAAAGAAGACGCCGTACGCGATCAGGACTTCACCAAGGCCGGTGAACTGCGTGAAAAGGAAGTTGAGCTACGCGATCAGATCCGCTCTCTGTTGCAAGCCAACCGCACCGATGCCACTACCGATACCGAAGCGTCCGCTGAGACGAACGATGCGCCTGCGGCAGAGTCCGCTGAGTCCTCGCCCATGGTGAATGAGGAGGACATTGCCCAGATCGTTGCCTCCTGGACCGGCGTGCCGGTGCAGAAGCTCACGGAGAGCGAATCGGTGAAGCTGCTGAACATGGAGGAGACGCTGCATCAGCGTCTGATCGGTCAGGACGAAGCGGTCAAGGCGGTGTCCAAAGCCATCCGTCGGGCCCGTGTCGGTCTAAAGAACCCGAACCGTCCCATCGCCAGCTTCATCTTCTCCGGCCCAACCGGTGTCGGTAAGACCGAGCTCACCAAGGCTCTGGCCACCTATTTCTTCGGCAGTGAGGAGGCGATGATCCGCCTCGACATGTCGGAGTTCATGGAGCGCCACACTGTCAGCAAGCTGATCGGTTCGCCTCCGGGCTATGTCGGCTTCAACGAAGGTGGTCAGCTCACGGAAGCTGTGCGACGCCGTCCTTACACCGTGGTTCTGTTCGATGAAATCGAAAAAGCCCACCCAGATGTGTTCAACCTGCTGCTGCAGCTCCTTGAAGATGGCCGTCTGACCGATTCCAAGGGCCGCACGGTCGACTTCAAAAATACCCTGGTGATCATGACCTCGAACATCGGTTCGAAGGTGATCGAGAAGGGTGGCGGTGGCCTCGGTTTCGAGTTCTCCGGTGAGAGTGCCGAGGAGTCTCAATACACCCGCATCCGCTCCCTCGTGAATGAGGAGCTGAAGCAGTACTTCCGCCCTGAATTCCTCAACCGACTCGACGAGATCATCGTGTTCCGTCAGCTCAGTCGCGACGAGGTGAAGGAGATCGCCGAAATCATGCTGAAGGAAGTCTTCGGCCGGATGGGCGAGAAAGGCATCACCCTCACCGTGTCCGATGCGTTCAAGGAGCGGTTGGTCGAAGAGGGATACAACCCGGCCTATGGAGCCCGCCCCCTGCGTCGCGCTGTGATGCGGTTGCTGGAGGATTCCCTGGCTGAGGAAGTGCTCTCCGGCCGGATCAAGGATGGTGACCATGCCGAGGTGGATGTCGACGACGACAAGAAAGTTGTCGTCCGCCACAAAGGTCTGGCTAAGAGCTCTCCCCAACTGGCAGGTGCAGCTGTCTGA
- a CDS encoding iron-containing alcohol dehydrogenase family protein, translating to MVVSISSHAIAPAVVLRGEGAWAEALSKISALCARPLLLGRSQATSSLRSALATDLLQSGLAPQPAELSHDCCEEDLQRLACEAAECDAVLAAGGGKVLDAGKLLAHRLQLPCITVPLSAATCAGWTALSNLYSMHGAFQGDVALTRCPELLVFDHGLVRQAPARTLASGIADALAKWYEASVSSGNSSDGLVQQAVQMARVLRDQLMIDGPLALQDPHSAAWARTAEACALTAGVMGGLGGARCRTVAAHAVHNALTQLQACHAVLHGEKVGFGILVQLRLEERLGGNRLAGQAHRQLLHLLRQLQLPVSLQDLGLSNASLTDLQQVCAFACREGSDLHHLPFAVTPGALLEALVGAAEPSPVAP from the coding sequence ATGGTTGTGTCCATCTCCTCCCACGCCATCGCCCCGGCGGTGGTGCTGCGGGGGGAGGGTGCCTGGGCAGAGGCGCTGTCCAAGATCAGTGCCCTTTGTGCCCGCCCTCTCCTGTTGGGTCGCAGTCAGGCCACGTCAAGCCTGCGGTCAGCCCTTGCTACGGATCTCCTTCAGAGCGGTCTTGCGCCGCAACCAGCTGAGCTCAGCCACGACTGTTGCGAGGAGGATCTACAGCGTCTGGCCTGTGAGGCAGCCGAATGTGATGCCGTTCTTGCCGCCGGTGGTGGAAAGGTTCTTGATGCCGGCAAGTTGCTCGCCCATCGCCTTCAGCTGCCCTGCATCACGGTGCCGTTAAGTGCTGCCACCTGCGCGGGTTGGACAGCTCTCTCCAATCTTTATTCAATGCACGGAGCCTTTCAGGGTGATGTGGCCCTGACGCGCTGCCCTGAGCTGCTGGTGTTTGACCATGGCCTGGTTCGCCAGGCTCCTGCGCGCACCCTGGCCAGCGGCATCGCCGATGCCCTGGCGAAGTGGTACGAAGCATCGGTCAGCAGTGGCAACAGCAGCGATGGGCTGGTGCAGCAGGCCGTTCAGATGGCCCGTGTCCTGCGGGATCAGTTGATGATTGATGGTCCCCTGGCCCTGCAGGATCCCCACAGTGCGGCCTGGGCCCGCACGGCCGAGGCCTGTGCACTCACCGCCGGTGTGATGGGCGGCTTGGGGGGTGCCCGCTGCAGAACCGTTGCAGCACACGCCGTGCACAACGCTCTCACCCAACTGCAGGCCTGTCACGCCGTGTTGCATGGCGAAAAGGTGGGCTTCGGAATCCTGGTGCAGCTCCGCCTGGAAGAACGCCTGGGAGGCAACCGCCTGGCCGGCCAGGCCCATCGCCAGCTGCTTCACCTGCTGCGGCAGTTGCAGCTTCCGGTGAGCCTGCAGGATCTTGGCTTGTCAAACGCCAGTCTCACTGATCTGCAACAAGTGTGTGCCTTTGCCTGCCGTGAAGGATCAGACCTGCACCACCTTCCATTTGCGGTGACACCGGGGGCGTTGCTTGAGGCATTGGTTGGAGCCGCCGAACCCAGTCCCGTCGCGCCTTGA